GTGAGGTCGCGCCAGCTGAACGGCAGATGGCTCACCATCGGCACCGTGTAGAGCGCCGACGAGGCCACCAGCAGCTTGTGCGGATTGCCCTGCGAGGCCTTGGTATCCATCAGCCCTTCGGCGCCGCTGGCGCCGGCCTTGTTCAGCACGATCACCGGCTGGCTCATCAGCTTGTGCCTGGCGATGATGCCCTGGATCGACCGCGCCATCTGGTCCGAGGCGCCACCGGCGCTGAACGGCACCACGATCTCGACCGGCTTGGCCGGCTCCCATGCCCAGGCGCTGAGGCAGGCCGTGGCACCCACCACCGCCGCCAGGGTCTTCCTGATTGTGTTGCGTTGCATTGTTGGTCTCCTTTGGCTTTTTTGACTACCCCGTGCCGCTTGTTGCGGCTCTTCTCTCTTCTCTTTTTCTGCGCGGCCACGCGGCATCAGCGGCTCAGGCCGCGCGCCGCGATGTCCCACAGCTCGGCCACGTGCCCGTCGCGGCAGCACACGTATTGCGCGTGCAGGTTCGCGGTGGGATCGCAGTGGCCGGGCACCAGCCAGAGCTTGTTGCCCAGCAAGGCCTGGCCGTCCTGGTCCAGCACCTGCAGCACGCCGTGTTCATCGTTGGCCGCGACATAGCGCAGCCATGCGCTGCCCGGGCCGGACCACAGCCGCGGCAGGCCGGAATCGACCGCGACGGACTTCAGGCCCGCATCGCACACCGCCACGCCGGCGCGCGCGGTGCTCATCACCGTGGTCGACAGGAACAGGGCGTGCCGGGGCTGGAAGCGCCCGGGCCATTCGCTGGCGCCATAGTGGCCGTCCAGGAACAAGTAGCTGCCGGGCTGGATCTCGGTATAGACGCCGCTCTCGCAATCGAACTCCGCGGTGCCGCTGCCGCCTCCCGTGATGACCGGGCAGGCGATGCCGCGGGAATCGAGATGGCGCACATAGGCGCCCGCCCGTTCGGCTGCGCGCCGGGCGGCGTCGCGGCGCTGTGTCCAGTGCGCCAGATGCTGGGCGCCGCCGTGATACGCCTGCAGCCCGCCGAAACGCAGCGACGGCGCCTCGCCGATCGCATCGGCCAGCCGGCTCAGCGCTTCAGGGCTGTCGACACCGCAACGGCCCTGCCCGACATCGGCCTCCGCCAGCACGGTGATGCGCACTGCGCCGGCGGCTGCGGCGGCGGCGATCGCCGATACCTGGCGCACGTCGTCCACGCAAACGCTCAGCTCCACATGCCGGGCCAGCTCTACCGCCATCGCCAGCTTGTCGGTGCCGACGAACTCGTTGCTGATGTGGATGCTGGCGATGCCGGCGGCGGCAAACGGATAGGCCTCGCTGAGCTTCTGGCAGCAGATGCCCACCGCGCCGGCCGCAATCTGCCGCTGCGCAATCGCGACCGACTTGTGGGCCTTGGCATGCGGGCGCAGCGCCACGCCGCCGGCATCGGCAAGCGCCTGCATCCGGGCCAGGTTATGGTCGAAGGCATCGAGGTCGACCAGCAGCGCCGGCGTGCCGACGTCTTCGACGCGGTCGCCGATCTTTGCCGGTGCCGGCGGCTGCAGGCGGGCACGCTCATGGACGGGATTGCGCATCGGCTCACTCATGGGCACCCTCCAGCGCCATCGCCAGCACTCTTGCCACATGCATCGCCTCGGCCTGCGCGCCGTCGCGGATCTGGTGGCGGCAGCTGGTGCCGTCCGCGACCACGATGGCGCCGGATACGCGCCGGCGCACCGCCGGCAGCAGCGACAGCTCGGCCATCG
The sequence above is a segment of the Cupriavidus sp. MP-37 genome. Coding sequences within it:
- a CDS encoding DSD1 family PLP-dependent enzyme gives rise to the protein MSEPMRNPVHERARLQPPAPAKIGDRVEDVGTPALLVDLDAFDHNLARMQALADAGGVALRPHAKAHKSVAIAQRQIAAGAVGICCQKLSEAYPFAAAGIASIHISNEFVGTDKLAMAVELARHVELSVCVDDVRQVSAIAAAAAAGAVRITVLAEADVGQGRCGVDSPEALSRLADAIGEAPSLRFGGLQAYHGGAQHLAHWTQRRDAARRAAERAGAYVRHLDSRGIACPVITGGGSGTAEFDCESGVYTEIQPGSYLFLDGHYGASEWPGRFQPRHALFLSTTVMSTARAGVAVCDAGLKSVAVDSGLPRLWSGPGSAWLRYVAANDEHGVLQVLDQDGQALLGNKLWLVPGHCDPTANLHAQYVCCRDGHVAELWDIAARGLSR